TGAAGACATCCAGGGGGGAGGCAAGGACAGCATCACAAAGACAATCGGTACCATCATGAATCTGGCCATGAAGTTGGAACAGGAGAAGGCCTTGTCCGCCGGACCCTACGAGCGTAATGAAGATCGGACTGGCCATCGCAACGGGTACAAGGATAAGCTCCTAAAGACGCGTATGGGCGAGGTTCCAATTCAGATCCCACAAGTACGGGGGATGGAGTTTTATCCCGGTGCGGTCGATAAGGGGTGTCGCAGCGAACGAGCCTTGAAGCTCGCCATTGCGCAGATGTATATCCAGGGAGTCTCAACCCGTCGTGTGTCAAAGATCGTCGAACAGCTATGCGGGTTCGAGGTTTCTCAGAGCCAGGTTTCGAATGCCGCCAGGTTGCTTGATGAAGAGATCAAAAAATGGCGAGAACGACCTCTGGATACCTATAAGTACCTCGTGCTGGACGCGACCTATGAGAAGGTTCGTATGGATCGCTCAGTGGTGTCAGGAGCGGTGCTAATTGCCTATGGGATAGACATTACCGGGCAACGCCGTGTACTTGGAATTAGCACAGAGATCAGCGAGGCCGATGTCCACTGGCGGAGGTTCCTCCAGTCGCTGGTAGAACGAGGTCTTCACGGGGTAACCATGATTACCTCTGATGCTCATAGTGGCCTGAAGGCGGCATGCGAAGCGATCTTCCCGACCGTGAAGTGGCAACGCTGCCAGTTCCACCTGCAGCAGAATGCCGGACATCACGTGA
This DNA window, taken from Spirochaeta lutea, encodes the following:
- a CDS encoding IS256 family transposase; the protein is MQGGGKDSITKTIGTIMNLAMKLEQEKALSAGPYERNEDRTGHRNGYKDKLLKTRMGEVPIQIPQVRGMEFYPGAVDKGCRSERALKLAIAQMYIQGVSTRRVSKIVEQLCGFEVSQSQVSNAARLLDEEIKKWRERPLDTYKYLVLDATYEKVRMDRSVVSGAVLIAYGIDITGQRRVLGISTEISEADVHWRRFLQSLVERGLHGVTMITSDAHSGLKAACEAIFPTVKWQRCQFHLQQNAGHHVTRQSMRKELAQDLRTVFNAPNLEEAQRYLKIAVDKYRADSPQLSEWLEHNVPESLTVFTIPVKHRRRLRTSNLAERQMKEIKRRTKVAMIFPNKESLNRIVAAIMMEVDETWATGKRYLDMETD